The following nucleotide sequence is from Azospirillum brasilense.
CGCCACCGGGCCCGCCGCGCCTGCGCCCGCCGCCGAACAGGTCGGAGAACCAGTCCTCGCCGCCGAAGAAGGAATCGTCGCCGGCGCCACCACCGGCCCCGCTGTAGGCGCGGCTGCGCCCGGCGTTGGCGCGGGAGCGGCCGCCGAAGCCGTGATGCCGCTCCTGGCCGGAGGGGTCGATCTCGCCGCGGTCGAAGCGGGCGCGCTTGTCGGAATCGGACAGCAGCGTGTAGGCCGCCGAGATTTCCTTGAAGCGCTCCTCGTTCGCGGCGTTGCCGGGCTTCAGGTCGGGATGGAACTCCTTGGCGAGCTTGCGGTACGCCTTCTTGATGTCGTCGGCGCTCGCGGAGCGGGGGAGGCCGAGGATTTGATAAGGGTCACGCATGCTTTCCACGAACAGAGTTATTCCACCCCGAAGCCCGGGGATAAGGCATTACGAATTGGCGACGATCTTCCACGTACCGTCGGCCTGTTTGCAAGCGGTTCCGTAGGCCAATTCGGTCTGGCTCTTTGTGGTTACCGTTTGGTGGAACTCACGGCAATACTGACCGGCGTTGTTGTAGCCCTCACGCGTCGTGGTCAGCGAGCCGTAATGGCCCGTCGCCGGGTTGGTCCAGCCGATCTTGTCGCCGACCGGGGCGGAGTAGGCGCGCTTGGCCGCGGTCTCGGCCGCGGCCGCGTCCGACGGCTCGATCGCGGCGCCGCCGATGAAGGCGCCGAGCAGCGGGCCGGTGCCCGAAGAGGCGACCTTGCCCGACGCGTTGCCATAGGTCGACGAGATCCGGCCGCCGACGGTCTCCGCGTTCTTGGTGGCTTCCTTGGAGGTGCTGGCGCAACCCGCAAGCAGGGCGATCGCCATCGCCGCCGGGACGAGCTTCTTCACGAACATCGATGCTGCCTCGAAAGGTTGGGAGCCGGCATGCCTTGCTTCTGGCGCACCGGTGGACACTCATATATGCGAGGCTGTCCTGTCTGTGAATTGGGCATATTTGTGAACTGGGAAGACGCCGCGACCGGCGCCGAAACCCAACGTTGAAACCATGGGCCTACGGCCGCGCGACGAGGGGACAATGAGCGAATCCAACGACCGGGACCCGTATGCCCTGTTCCAGGACTGGATGGCCGAGGCCACCCGCAGCGAAATCAACGATCCCAACGCCATGGCGCTGGCCACCGCGGATGCGCAGGGGGCGCCGTCGGTGCGCATGGTGCTCCTGAAGGGCGTCGATCCGCGCGGATTCGTTTTCTACACCAACACCGAGAGCCGCAAGGGCGAGCAGCTTCTGGCCAACGCCAACGCCGCTCTGTGCTTCCATTGGAAGACTCTGAAGCGGCAAGTCCGCGTCGAGGGCGCGGTGGAACAGGTGTCCGACGTGGAAGCCGACGCCTATTTCGAAAGCCGTCCGCGGGAAAGCCGCATCGGCGCCTGGGCGTCGCAGCAGTCGCGCCCCCTGGAGGGCCGGTTCGAGTTGGAGAAGCGGGTCGCCCAGTTCGCCGCCAAGTTCGGCCTGGGCGCCGTTCCCCGCCCGCCGCACTGGACCGGATTCCGCATCCTGCCGCGGCGAATCGAGTTCTGGCAGGACCGCCCCTTCCGCCTGCACGAGCGGACGTTGTACCTGCGCGAGGGCGACCCGGCGGCGCAGGAGCCGGCGCGCTGGACGACGGACCGTCTTTTCCCGTAAAGGACCGATGCCGTCATCACATAAGAAGACGCTCATGAGCGAAGCGCGTTCGCACCGGCTGCGCCGGTACGCCACCTACGCCAGCGTATCGGTGTCGCTCACGCTGATCCTGGCGAAGCTGGCGGCCTACCTGGCCACCGACTCGGTCAGCATCCTGTCGTCGCTGATCGATTCCAGCACGGACATGCTGGCGTCGGTGGTGACGTTGCTGGGGGTGCGGACGGCGCTGCGCCCGCCGGACGAAGCGCACCGCTTCGGCCACGGCAAGGCGGAGGCGCTGGCCGCGCTGGCCCAGGCCGCCTTCATCGGCGGCTCCGCCCTGTTCCTGACCATCGAGGCGGTGCGCCGTCTCATCACCCCGCAGCCGGTGGGCGAGGGGGCGGTGGGCATTGCCGTGATGCTGCTGTCGATCCTGCTGACCGCCGGCCTGATCACCTTCCAGCGCCATGTGGTGACGGCCACCGGCTCGGTCGCGGTGGGGGCGGACCGGCTGCATTACTCCGGTGACCTGCTGATGAACGCGGCGGTCATCCTGGCGATCCTGCTGACGGGATGGACGGGCATCAGCGCCTTCGATCCGCTGTTCGGTCTGGGCATCGCCGCCTATCTGCTCTTCGGCGCCCGCAAGGTCGCCAGGGAGGCGCTGAACGTCCTGATGGATCGGGAACTGCCAGCGGAGGAGCGGGAGCGCATCGCGGCGCTGGTGATTGCGCAACCGGATGTCGCGGGGATGCACGACCTGCGCACCCGCAGCTCCGGCGTCGGCGCCTTCATCGAGCTTCATCTGGAACTCGACCCGTCGCTGTCGGTTGCCAGGGCGCATGACATCACCGACCGGGTGGAGCACCGCCTGAAGGAAGCCTTCCCTGGTGCCGAGGTCCTGATTCACCAGGAACCTGCCGGATTGCAGGACGAGCGGCTGGACCATCGCATCGCCGACGGACGCGTCGTCGAGGACGATGCGGATTGACGCTTTCTCCGCCTTCGGTTGCGATCGGGTTACCGGCGCGCAATAATTGAGCATATTGCCTTTTAGAATGACCCTTCCTCCGTTGCGCAATTGTAAGGGTTCGGTAATAATTGCATTGGATTTTAGCGCTCTGCGCATTCTTGTGAAACGGATGGCGGGAAAATGGACAGTGCGTTCGGCGGCCGCTCTCATCTGATCGCGGACATTGCCACCGAAGCGGGCAATCTCGGCATCGAGATCGCGGACATCGCGGGCCATGTGGAGGAGGTCAACGGCCGCCTCGGCCATCAGGCCAACGTTTTCGCGCAGTTGCGCGGCACCGGGAACAAGATGTCGGAGAGCACGCAGCGCATCTCCGCCGCCGCGACCGTGGCGCGTTCCGTGACCGAGCAGGCCCGGCAGGAGGTCGAATCCTCCCACGACCGGGTGCAGCGTTCCATGGACGACATCCATGCCCTCGTCGCCGCGGTGGGGGGTATCGAGGGCCAGATCGCCGGCCTTCAGGAGGCGCTCGACCGCGTGGGTCGGGTTGCCAAGGAAATCTTCGTCATCGCCAAGCAGACCAACCTGCTGGCGCTCAACGCCACCATTGAGGCGGCCCGCGCAGGCGAGGCCGGGCGCGGCTTCGCCGTGGTGGCGAACGAGGTGAAGGCCCTGTCCAAGAAGACCAGCGAGGCGACGACGGAGATCGACGCCACGCTGAAGTATCTCAACGACCAAGCGCAGCGCCTGATGGCCGAAAGCGCGTCCAGCGCCGGCAAGGCCCGCGCGGTCAGCGAAGGCACCACCGCCATCGGCGCTGTCATCGAGACCGTCGGCCGGGCCATGTCGGAACTGAACGGCGAGACCGACAAGATCGACTCGGCCTCCTCCGAGATCGGCGCCAACTGCGAGGAGTTGCAGCACGAGATCGACGACCTCGCGGTCGGCGTGCAGCTGTCCAGCGACAATCTGGCCCAGGCGCGCGACCGCGTGAACACGCTGGTCGGCATGAGCGAGCGGCTGATCGGCATCACCGCCGAGCTGGACGTGGAGACAGTGGACACGCCGTTCATCCGGCTGGTTTGCGACGCCGCGTCGCGTATCTCCGCCGATTTCGAGGATGCGATGGCGCGCGGGGAGGTTCGCGAAGGCGACCTGTTCGACAGCAATTACCAGCCCATCCCCGGCTCCAACCCGCAGCAGCACATGACCCGCTTCACGGAGTTCTGCGACCGCGTGCTGCCGAGGGTGCTCGACTCGCTGCTCGGGCAAAGCGAACGCATCGTCTTCTGCGTGGCGGTCGACTCCAACGGCTATCTGCCGACCCACAACCGCCGGTTCAGCCAGCCCCAGAGTGCCGACCCGACGTGGAACGCGGCCAACTGCCGCAACCGCCGCATCTTCAACGACCGGGTCGGTCTGGCCGCGGGGCGCAACATGAAGCCGTTCCTTCTTCAGACCTACCGGCGCGACATGGGGGGCGGTCAATACGCCCTGATGAAGGACGTGTCCGCCCCGATCACGGTGCGCGGGCGCCATTGGGGCGGGCTGCGTCTGGCCTACAAGGTCTGAACCGGTATCCGCATACGGGGGGATGACATTGCGCCGCAGGGGACGGCGCAATTCCGGTTGGCATTCCGTGTTGCGGATTTATTATTGCGTCGATTCAATGCCGCTCGGGTGGGTAGCGGATGATTGAGCGAGCCGACGAGTGGCTGTTCGGTCGTCCTTGGGGGAGTCGTCACCGATAATCCTTGGAGGTGATGTTCATGCCCGAGCGTATCGTGGCGTTGTCGCGCGCGGTGTCCGATCTTGCCACGCGCAAGATGGATGAGATCCAGGCCGTTACGAACACGACCAAGATCCTGGCGCTCAACGCCCTGATCGAGGCGATGCGCGCCGGGGAGGCCGGACGCGGCTTCGCCGTGGTGGCCCAGGAGGTGAAGGCCATCTCCGAGCGGATCACCGGCATCGGTGGGGAACTGCGAGCCCAGATGGCGGTGCAGACCGACGAGTTGCACACGCTCGGCAATCGCCTGGTCTCGCAATTGCGCGGCGGGCGTCTGGCCGATCTGGCGCTCAACATGATCGACATCATGGACCGCAATTTGTACGAGCGGTCCTGCGATGTGCGGTGGTGGGCCACCGACAGCGCCGTGGTGGAGTGCGCGGCTGAACCGTCGGAGGCCAACCGGCGCCACGCGGCGCAACGGCTGGGCGTCATCCTGGGTGCCTACACCGTCTATCTCGACCTCTGCGTCGTCGATGCCAGGGGCGTGGTTCTGGCGACCGGACGGCCCGACCGCTACCGCCGCGCCGTGGGCAGTTCGGTGGCGTCTGAATCCTGGTTCCGCGAGGCCATGGCGACCCGCAGCGGCACCGAGTTCGCGGTGGCCGACATCGGCACCAGCGATATATTGGACCGTGCGACCGTCGCCACCTATGCGACGGCCATCCGGGCCGGCGGGGAGGAGAACGGCCCCGTCATCGGCGTGCTGGGGATCTTCTTCGATTGGCAGAATCAATCCCAGGGCGTGGTCGACTCCGTCCGCCTGACCGACGAGGAGCGCTCGCGGACGCGTTGCCTTCTGGTGGACAGCCGTCACCGTGTGATCGCCGCGTCCGACCGCAGGGGTGTTCTGACGGAGAGCTTCGCCTTGCGCACCGGAGGCCACGGGCACGGCAGCTACTCCGA
It contains:
- a CDS encoding methyl-accepting chemotaxis protein, which translates into the protein MDDIHALVAAVGGIEGQIAGLQEALDRVGRVAKEIFVIAKQTNLLALNATIEAARAGEAGRGFAVVANEVKALSKKTSEATTEIDATLKYLNDQAQRLMAESASSAGKARAVSEGTTAIGAVIETVGRAMSELNGETDKIDSASSEIGANCEELQHEIDDLAVGVQLSSDNLAQARDRVNTLVGMSERLIGITAELDVETVDTPFIRLVCDAASRISADFEDAMARGEVREGDLFDSNYQPIPGSNPQQHMTRFTEFCDRVLPRVLDSLLGQSERIVFCVAVDSNGYLPTHNRRFSQPQSADPTWNAANCRNRRIFNDRVGLAAGRNMKPFLLQTYRRDMGGGQYALMKDVSAPITVRGRHWGGLRLAYKV
- a CDS encoding cation diffusion facilitator family transporter; this encodes MSEARSHRLRRYATYASVSVSLTLILAKLAAYLATDSVSILSSLIDSSTDMLASVVTLLGVRTALRPPDEAHRFGHGKAEALAALAQAAFIGGSALFLTIEAVRRLITPQPVGEGAVGIAVMLLSILLTAGLITFQRHVVTATGSVAVGADRLHYSGDLLMNAAVILAILLTGWTGISAFDPLFGLGIAAYLLFGARKVAREALNVLMDRELPAEERERIAALVIAQPDVAGMHDLRTRSSGVGAFIELHLELDPSLSVARAHDITDRVEHRLKEAFPGAEVLIHQEPAGLQDERLDHRIADGRVVEDDAD
- a CDS encoding methyl-accepting chemotaxis protein encodes the protein MPERIVALSRAVSDLATRKMDEIQAVTNTTKILALNALIEAMRAGEAGRGFAVVAQEVKAISERITGIGGELRAQMAVQTDELHTLGNRLVSQLRGGRLADLALNMIDIMDRNLYERSCDVRWWATDSAVVECAAEPSEANRRHAAQRLGVILGAYTVYLDLCVVDARGVVLATGRPDRYRRAVGSSVASESWFREAMATRSGTEFAVADIGTSDILDRATVATYATAIRAGGEENGPVIGVLGIFFDWQNQSQGVVDSVRLTDEERSRTRCLLVDSRHRVIAASDRRGVLTESFALRTGGHGHGSYSDEQGRVVGFAVTPGYETYKGLGWFGVIVQSSVSSCK
- a CDS encoding RT0821/Lpp0805 family surface protein produces the protein MFVKKLVPAAMAIALLAGCASTSKEATKNAETVGGRISSTYGNASGKVASSGTGPLLGAFIGGAAIEPSDAAAAETAAKRAYSAPVGDKIGWTNPATGHYGSLTTTREGYNNAGQYCREFHQTVTTKSQTELAYGTACKQADGTWKIVANS
- the pdxH gene encoding pyridoxamine 5'-phosphate oxidase, producing the protein MSESNDRDPYALFQDWMAEATRSEINDPNAMALATADAQGAPSVRMVLLKGVDPRGFVFYTNTESRKGEQLLANANAALCFHWKTLKRQVRVEGAVEQVSDVEADAYFESRPRESRIGAWASQQSRPLEGRFELEKRVAQFAAKFGLGAVPRPPHWTGFRILPRRIEFWQDRPFRLHERTLYLREGDPAAQEPARWTTDRLFP